From the Candidatus Woesearchaeota archaeon genome, one window contains:
- a CDS encoding PD-(D/E)XK nuclease family protein, with protein sequence MSRMQSPSSINTYKQCPRKYYYRYIENLPSRPSVHTLRGNAVHNALEDFFKVDIERVNEQNYQFELNTLLHDLLRQRWNEVREEFNKLGLGRDELYQYYMESKEMLQKWFTRFMNRLHPLVAQAGLVPAFRRLVPKTEVFLESRTFFVRGYIDAIYEDEAGVRILDYKTSKSNRISDEYRLQLSIYALLYQEANNGRRPDKVGIHFLKFGEESYLDVNDDLIAFAKKECQAIQVNTQSISMSDYPKNVGPLCKWATGQCDFFETCFGQITIEEARERAKKEMGGDGEGSEQ encoded by the coding sequence ATGTCGCGAATGCAGAGTCCTTCATCGATTAACACGTATAAGCAGTGCCCGAGGAAGTATTATTACCGTTACATTGAGAATTTGCCATCACGGCCGAGTGTGCATACCTTGCGGGGAAACGCGGTGCACAACGCTCTTGAAGATTTTTTCAAGGTTGACATTGAGCGGGTGAATGAGCAGAATTATCAGTTTGAGCTCAACACACTCTTGCATGATTTGTTGAGGCAGCGTTGGAATGAGGTGCGCGAGGAGTTTAATAAGCTTGGTTTGGGAAGGGATGAGCTTTACCAGTATTATATGGAGTCAAAGGAGATGTTGCAAAAATGGTTTACGCGTTTTATGAATCGGTTGCATCCCTTGGTTGCTCAGGCGGGGCTGGTTCCTGCGTTTCGGCGTCTCGTTCCGAAGACTGAAGTGTTTTTAGAGTCGCGGACTTTTTTTGTTAGGGGGTATATTGATGCTATTTATGAGGATGAGGCAGGCGTGAGGATTTTGGATTACAAGACGAGCAAGTCAAACAGGATTTCTGATGAGTACCGCTTGCAGCTTTCGATTTATGCGTTGTTGTATCAGGAAGCAAATAATGGGCGGCGGCCTGACAAGGTGGGGATTCACTTCTTGAAATTTGGAGAGGAATCCTACCTTGATGTGAATGATGATTTGATTGCGTTTGCAAAAAAAGAATGTCAGGCTATTCAGGTGAATACGCAGTCAATTTCTATGAGTGATTATCCAAAGAATGTTGGGCCGTTGTGCAAGTGGGCGACGGGGCAGTGTGATTTTTTTGAGACGTGTTTTGGTCAGATCACCATTGAAGAGGCGAGGGAGCGGGCCAAAAAGGAGATGGGTGGCGATGGTGAAGGTTCGGAGCAATAG
- a CDS encoding NAD(P)H-hydrate dehydratase, whose translation MHSTNTHVINKKAFAHAAKRNPRSHKGDNGTVLVIGGSDTYTGAPILAATAALRAGADKVILAAPRSVAIAANTYTPDLITIKLPGNKLSTTHLPLLKKAAQEADIVLIGNGAGSNTMSVIKAFLAWRKKQLVIDADAIQATNLATVHNTILTPHTKEFNKLLAANRTTKEQLASKLGTNTILLKGHHDLIITAKQTWKNTSGTAAMTVAGTGDVLAGVCAGLYAQIKENTLSARIAAYATGKAGEQLEKHVGNGLLASDLLLAIPKTLRKLCIWT comes from the coding sequence ATGCATTCAACCAACACCCACGTTATCAACAAAAAAGCGTTCGCACACGCCGCCAAAAGAAACCCCCGCAGCCACAAAGGTGACAACGGCACCGTCCTCGTCATAGGCGGCAGCGACACCTACACGGGCGCGCCCATCCTCGCTGCAACAGCCGCCCTTCGAGCTGGCGCCGACAAAGTCATCCTCGCCGCACCCAGAAGCGTCGCAATAGCGGCAAACACGTACACCCCCGACCTCATCACCATCAAACTCCCGGGAAACAAGCTCTCCACAACCCACCTCCCCCTCCTCAAAAAAGCAGCACAGGAAGCAGACATCGTCCTCATCGGAAACGGGGCGGGAAGCAACACGATGTCAGTCATCAAGGCCTTCCTCGCCTGGAGAAAAAAACAACTCGTCATCGACGCGGACGCAATCCAAGCAACCAACCTCGCCACCGTGCACAACACCATCCTCACACCTCACACAAAGGAATTCAACAAACTCCTCGCAGCAAACCGCACAACAAAGGAACAACTCGCCAGCAAACTCGGAACCAACACCATTCTCCTCAAAGGCCACCACGACCTCATCATCACCGCAAAACAGACATGGAAAAATACAAGCGGCACCGCAGCAATGACCGTTGCAGGAACAGGAGACGTCCTTGCAGGCGTTTGCGCAGGACTCTACGCTCAAATAAAAGAAAACACACTTAGCGCGCGTATCGCAGCCTACGCCACAGGCAAGGCAGGAGAGCAACTCGAAAAACACGTTGGAAACGGCCTTCTCGCAAGCGACCTCCTCCTCGCAATCCCAAAAACACTTCGCAAACTCTGCATCTGGACATAA
- a CDS encoding DUF58 domain-containing protein, which produces MAIDLEFLHQLDRLKLILKKKVHADYQGDRESRTFGSGLTFQDYREYVPGDDFRHIDWKVFARTDKLFIRRYEEERNLTVHILVDNSGSMGYGKTIPKFDYAAMLGLGFAYMALRNNEKFNLSTFSTKADPLRASRGSSQIVAMADVLSRMKIVGQSDLRSTMESYRRMVRSRSLIVFISDFLYPIEEVREVLQRYRKSELFLVQVLDPAERDLAVSGDVLLEDVESRQHLRTYISERMKKVYQDRLETHIFAIKDACEHVGASFVSVTTDTPIFETFYHILA; this is translated from the coding sequence ATGGCGATTGACCTTGAGTTTTTGCATCAGTTGGACCGGCTTAAGTTGATTTTGAAGAAGAAGGTGCATGCTGATTATCAGGGAGATAGGGAGTCTCGCACGTTCGGGTCTGGCTTGACGTTTCAAGATTACCGAGAATACGTTCCCGGAGACGATTTTCGGCACATTGACTGGAAGGTGTTTGCAAGGACGGACAAGTTGTTCATTCGCCGGTACGAAGAGGAGCGGAATTTGACAGTGCACATCTTGGTGGATAATAGTGGCTCGATGGGGTATGGGAAGACGATTCCGAAGTTTGATTATGCGGCGATGCTGGGGTTGGGGTTCGCTTACATGGCGCTTCGGAATAATGAGAAGTTCAATCTGAGTACGTTCTCGACGAAGGCGGATCCGTTGCGTGCGTCGAGGGGGTCGAGCCAGATTGTTGCTATGGCGGATGTGCTTTCGCGGATGAAGATTGTGGGTCAGTCTGATTTGCGTTCGACGATGGAGTCGTATCGGCGAATGGTTCGCTCTCGTTCTCTTATAGTGTTTATTTCTGATTTTCTTTATCCGATTGAAGAGGTTCGGGAAGTGTTGCAGCGATACAGGAAGTCCGAGCTTTTTCTGGTGCAGGTGCTTGATCCTGCCGAGCGTGACTTGGCCGTGTCGGGTGACGTGCTCTTGGAGGATGTGGAGTCTCGTCAGCATTTGCGCACGTATATTTCTGAGCGGATGAAGAAAGTGTATCAGGACCGGTTGGAAACGCATATTTTTGCGATTAAGGATGCGTGCGAGCACGTAGGGGCTTCGTTTGTTTCTGTCACGACGGACACGCCTATTTTCGAGACGTTTTATCACATATTGGCGTGA